A region of Shewanella psychromarinicola DNA encodes the following proteins:
- a CDS encoding c-type cytochrome, whose translation MKLLLLMTVGVLFSVPLQANELSTDPAPKLTVKATEATTTLPDRQTALPSVDKKSADIYLQPAPLTDIPAGDFGDKVRLGYQLFVNTQQLRDKYVGNQLNCVNCHMNAGQQANSSPLWAAYFAYPAYRKKNDKVNSFQERIQGCFTYSMNGKAPASGSPELVAISAYSYWLGMSGLMQQYNLSGPVPELSDAELVKGAKRDDFPMPASITKHLDITALSQLPGRGFPKAPQPELAYSPERGVAVYQAHCQACHGGDGQGQIIAGVAALPPLWGPQSFNWGAGMHRVNTAADFIYENMPLGKSVQLTVQQAWDVAAYVNSFDRPQDPRFDGDVSKTQATYHKHQGFYGQSVAGKPVLGTESYPVFPLKKSLTP comes from the coding sequence ATGAAATTATTATTGCTAATGACCGTTGGTGTCCTGTTTAGTGTGCCTTTACAGGCCAATGAGCTGTCTACCGATCCTGCGCCCAAGCTGACAGTAAAAGCTACTGAGGCCACAACCACATTGCCCGATCGTCAAACTGCCTTGCCATCGGTAGACAAAAAATCGGCTGATATCTATCTACAACCTGCGCCATTAACTGATATTCCTGCAGGTGATTTTGGTGACAAAGTTCGACTGGGTTACCAATTGTTTGTTAATACTCAGCAACTGCGCGATAAGTACGTTGGCAATCAACTTAATTGTGTTAATTGTCATATGAATGCAGGGCAACAAGCTAATTCATCGCCATTATGGGCGGCCTATTTTGCGTATCCTGCTTATCGTAAGAAAAATGATAAGGTAAACAGTTTTCAAGAACGTATTCAAGGCTGTTTTACTTACTCGATGAATGGTAAAGCGCCAGCATCTGGTTCGCCCGAATTAGTGGCAATATCTGCTTATTCGTACTGGCTCGGTATGAGTGGATTAATGCAACAATATAACCTCAGTGGCCCTGTGCCTGAATTGTCTGATGCTGAGCTGGTTAAAGGCGCTAAGCGGGATGATTTTCCTATGCCAGCCTCCATCACTAAACATCTAGATATCACAGCGTTAAGCCAGCTACCTGGGCGTGGTTTTCCTAAAGCACCTCAACCAGAATTAGCTTATTCTCCAGAACGCGGCGTGGCAGTATATCAAGCACATTGCCAAGCATGTCATGGTGGCGATGGCCAAGGACAAATAATTGCAGGTGTTGCAGCATTACCACCATTATGGGGCCCTCAAAGTTTTAATTGGGGGGCCGGCATGCATAGGGTCAATACCGCTGCTGATTTTATTTATGAAAATATGCCTTTGGGTAAAAGTGTGCAACTCACTGTTCAGCAAGCTTGGGATGTAGCCGCCTATGTTAATTCGTTTGATCGGCCACAAGATCCTCGTTTTGACGGCGATGTGAGCAAAACGCAAGCTACTTACCATAAGCATCAGGGGTTTTACGGTCAATCCGTTGCAGGTAAGCCTGTTTTGGGGACTGAGTCGTATCCTGTTTTTCCGCTTAAAAAGAGTCTTACACCTTGA
- a CDS encoding cysteine-rich CWC family protein has translation MTLLIPTAQTCPLCQQTNGCAMEQGLDINACWCAKQAQHVPSVIAQYKATSTLPTLADNQCICQSCMAKLVQQFNIDPVETYLPSQSPEPES, from the coding sequence ATGACATTACTAATACCCACAGCGCAGACTTGTCCATTATGCCAGCAAACCAATGGCTGTGCGATGGAGCAAGGATTAGACATCAATGCTTGTTGGTGTGCTAAGCAAGCGCAGCATGTGCCATCTGTCATTGCGCAGTATAAAGCAACATCCACTTTGCCTACTTTAGCGGATAACCAATGTATTTGTCAGTCATGTATGGCTAAGCTGGTGCAACAATTCAATATCGATCCCGTCGAAACTTACTTGCCATCGCAATCGCCAGAACCAGAATCATAA
- a CDS encoding cupin domain-containing protein, giving the protein MQAKVINFNDKFNQFSQHWSPRVIAQLNDYQFKLVKVAGEFVWHKHLDTDEVFIVIEGTLHIAFRDKDITLQAGEMVVVPKGVEHKPMANDECKIMIIEPQGVVNTGEVESDLTGLNDQWI; this is encoded by the coding sequence ATGCAAGCAAAAGTCATCAACTTCAACGATAAGTTTAACCAGTTTAGCCAACATTGGTCGCCACGTGTTATTGCACAATTGAATGATTATCAATTTAAATTAGTCAAGGTGGCGGGTGAGTTTGTTTGGCATAAACATCTTGATACTGACGAAGTATTTATAGTGATTGAGGGGACCTTGCATATTGCTTTTCGTGACAAGGATATTACGCTTCAGGCAGGTGAGATGGTGGTTGTTCCCAAAGGTGTTGAGCATAAACCTATGGCGAATGATGAATGTAAAATCATGATTATTGAACCTCAAGGTGTGGTCAATACGGGCGAGGTTGAAAGCGATCTTACTGGGTTAAATGATCAGTGGATATAG
- a CDS encoding alanine/glycine:cation symporter family protein, which translates to MEAVTQFVSMINSIVWGVPMLVMILGVGLFLSIGLKFMPILKLNRGFKLLWSGRQVTDETEKGDVSPFNALMTSLSATIGTGNIAGVATAIFIGGPGALFWMWCTALVGMATKFSEAVLAVKFRETDANGNHVGGPMYYIKNGLGSKWAWLGTAFAIFGSIAGFGIGNTVQANSVADAMSSNFGVPNWVTGVVLMVLVGAVLMGGIKRIAEVAGKLVPLMTVFYITAGLAVLIVNADQVPAAFLLIIHSAFNPVAAQGGFAGAAVWAAIRFGVARGVFSNEAGLGSAPIAHAAAQTNNPVKQGLVAMLGTFIDTLIVCSITGLAIIVSGAWTSGENGAALTSLAFSHALPMGNYIVAIALAVFAFTTILGWSFYSEKCVQYLLGDKAIKPFRLLWTLVVPLGAVSSLEFIWLLADTLNAMMAIPNLIALVLLSPVVFGLTREYFIKQRGLKAKA; encoded by the coding sequence ATGGAAGCAGTTACACAATTTGTCAGTATGATTAATAGTATCGTATGGGGTGTTCCCATGCTGGTTATGATTTTAGGCGTCGGGTTGTTTTTGTCGATTGGGCTAAAGTTTATGCCTATTTTGAAGCTAAACCGAGGCTTTAAATTATTATGGTCGGGTCGTCAGGTCACTGATGAAACTGAAAAAGGGGATGTTAGCCCGTTTAACGCGTTAATGACGTCTTTATCTGCGACCATCGGAACCGGTAATATTGCCGGTGTGGCCACGGCCATTTTTATTGGTGGTCCAGGGGCATTATTTTGGATGTGGTGTACAGCGCTTGTCGGGATGGCGACCAAGTTTTCGGAAGCGGTACTGGCGGTGAAATTTCGTGAGACAGACGCTAATGGTAACCACGTTGGCGGTCCGATGTACTACATTAAAAATGGCTTAGGCAGTAAGTGGGCTTGGTTAGGTACTGCATTTGCCATTTTTGGATCTATTGCTGGTTTTGGTATTGGTAATACCGTACAAGCTAACTCTGTTGCCGATGCCATGAGCAGCAACTTTGGCGTACCTAATTGGGTCACAGGCGTGGTGTTGATGGTGCTGGTTGGTGCGGTGTTAATGGGCGGTATTAAGCGCATTGCTGAAGTGGCCGGTAAGCTGGTGCCCTTGATGACAGTGTTTTATATCACCGCGGGTTTAGCGGTATTGATTGTGAATGCTGATCAAGTACCGGCGGCATTTTTATTAATTATACACAGTGCGTTTAATCCAGTCGCGGCTCAAGGTGGTTTTGCGGGGGCGGCTGTGTGGGCTGCGATCCGTTTTGGTGTGGCTCGAGGCGTGTTTTCAAATGAGGCAGGCTTGGGTAGTGCGCCAATTGCTCATGCCGCTGCACAAACCAATAACCCAGTAAAGCAAGGCTTAGTGGCGATGTTAGGCACCTTTATTGACACGCTTATTGTGTGTTCAATTACCGGTTTGGCAATTATAGTCTCTGGTGCGTGGACCTCTGGTGAAAACGGCGCGGCATTGACTTCACTTGCTTTTTCTCATGCATTGCCCATGGGTAATTACATTGTGGCAATCGCATTGGCTGTGTTTGCTTTTACCACTATTCTAGGGTGGAGTTTTTACAGCGAAAAGTGTGTTCAGTACCTTTTAGGTGATAAAGCGATAAAACCATTTCGTCTTCTTTGGACCTTAGTTGTGCCATTAGGCGCCGTCAGCTCATTAGAGTTTATTTGGCTACTAGCCGATACATTGAATGCGATGATGGCGATCCCCAACTTAATTGCGCTAGTGTTATTAAGCCCGGTCGTGTTTGGCTTAACCCGTGAGTATTTTATTAAGCAACGTGGATTAAAAGCCAAAGCCTAG
- a CDS encoding flavohemoglobin expression-modulating QEGLA motif protein codes for MSDSLLRYQQDIRRFSDELIRIQAPIKILDSIKWPRQIEDDFLAKQSKTLPNVSNDFYQSIPLAFNADQTQTDLQGLKSAVERGLGKRDKLAKILLANIDQYRIVIDMLHNRGNPMFGKLSQELYGSASHKLHGDRHTLRQLGDRLSHIFSLPAARHMSSRHPKIVTAPEAVNVLSERLVKYFHDDEIHVQLSDGIVSDASVGGDTVKLNTRAMFSESDLNVYEVHEGWVHVGTTLNGRAQPHATWLSVGSPRVTASQEGLAVLMEMLTLSSNPGRARRISDRVSAVDMAEQGADFIEVYRYFRNLNLSSKDSYRVTQRVFRGGMVSGGSFFTKDISYVRGYVENINFIRSAISTGLPELIPMLFLGKLAIEDIPVLYQAYQEGIIAQPKYLPRMFADISGLYAWFGFSSGIGNIDLKGVQRHFARQFKNVTPTSAVDLFEDSEFDNNFE; via the coding sequence ATGTCTGACTCTTTATTGCGTTATCAACAAGATATTCGTCGTTTTTCTGATGAATTGATTCGCATCCAAGCACCCATTAAAATTTTAGACTCGATAAAATGGCCAAGACAAATTGAAGATGATTTTTTAGCGAAACAAAGTAAAACGTTGCCCAATGTCAGCAATGATTTCTATCAGTCTATTCCTCTGGCATTTAATGCAGATCAAACCCAAACCGACCTGCAAGGCTTAAAAAGTGCCGTTGAGCGTGGTTTAGGTAAACGCGATAAATTAGCTAAAATTCTACTGGCAAACATTGATCAATATCGGATCGTGATAGACATGCTCCACAATCGTGGAAACCCCATGTTTGGTAAACTTAGCCAAGAGCTATACGGCAGTGCGAGCCACAAGTTACATGGCGATCGTCACACTTTACGCCAACTTGGCGATCGCTTAAGCCATATCTTTTCGTTGCCAGCCGCGCGCCACATGAGTAGCCGTCATCCTAAGATTGTTACCGCCCCAGAAGCGGTAAATGTATTGAGCGAACGCTTAGTAAAGTATTTTCACGACGACGAGATTCACGTTCAATTGAGTGATGGTATTGTGTCTGATGCGTCGGTGGGTGGCGATACCGTAAAGCTGAACACTCGCGCCATGTTTAGTGAGTCGGATCTTAATGTATATGAGGTACATGAAGGCTGGGTTCATGTGGGCACCACACTTAACGGTCGCGCTCAACCCCATGCAACTTGGCTCAGTGTCGGCTCGCCACGTGTGACAGCGTCGCAAGAAGGTTTAGCAGTATTAATGGAGATGCTAACGCTTAGCTCAAATCCTGGACGTGCTCGGCGTATCAGTGACCGCGTATCCGCCGTCGACATGGCTGAACAAGGAGCTGACTTTATTGAGGTCTATCGCTACTTTAGAAACCTTAATCTAAGCTCAAAAGACAGCTATCGGGTTACTCAACGGGTGTTTCGTGGTGGCATGGTCAGCGGCGGTAGTTTTTTCACCAAAGATATTTCTTATGTGCGCGGTTATGTTGAAAACATTAACTTTATTCGAAGTGCGATTAGCACCGGATTACCTGAGTTAATCCCAATGCTATTTTTAGGTAAACTCGCCATCGAAGATATTCCGGTACTGTATCAGGCCTACCAAGAAGGCATTATTGCTCAACCGAAATATTTACCGCGTATGTTTGCAGATATTAGTGGCCTTTATGCTTGGTTTGGTTTTTCCTCGGGTATTGGCAACATCGATTTAAAAGGGGTCCAGCGTCATTTTGCCCGCCAATTCAAAAATGTTACGCCAACCTCCGCGGTCGACTTATTTGAAGATTCAGAGTTTGACAACAACTTCGAATAA
- a CDS encoding PDC sensor domain-containing protein: MAAMSYLSVIERYHEYENLVHELLESILIGVGDINLFEQPISAKIFEDMAISYPFVDLIYLLDKKGIQMCPNISVINQQVKLMTCGHHADRSQRPYFTQLAAIDTVHITRPYLSNSGAGLCLSASQMIKSTSGQVVIVVIDVNLTRLIEFMMGDSARRKMSPFFKSIYTAIVLCLFVLVSVLMWTVIRDIYTLFSQISATHDPLEPFGIIIFLTLALAIFDLGKTILEEEVLMHKDIFRHSSTRRTITRFISTILIAISIEALLTMFKASLGEQQYIEPAILMMLAVVGLLVGLGIYVYLGAKAELLLTQTQVGKHTRRIQANNE; encoded by the coding sequence ATGGCAGCGATGAGCTATTTAAGTGTGATTGAGCGTTATCATGAATATGAAAATTTGGTACACGAATTATTAGAGTCTATTTTGATCGGTGTGGGAGATATTAATTTATTCGAACAACCCATATCGGCTAAAATTTTTGAAGATATGGCAATAAGCTATCCCTTCGTGGATCTTATCTATTTACTTGATAAAAAAGGGATACAAATGTGTCCTAATATCAGCGTCATTAATCAGCAAGTTAAGTTAATGACCTGCGGTCATCATGCTGATCGAAGTCAGCGACCTTATTTTACTCAATTAGCTGCCATCGACACAGTCCATATTACCCGGCCCTATTTATCTAATTCCGGTGCGGGATTGTGTTTGTCGGCATCGCAAATGATTAAATCGACCTCTGGGCAAGTGGTTATTGTGGTTATTGATGTTAACTTAACACGATTGATCGAGTTTATGATGGGTGACAGCGCTAGGCGCAAAATGTCGCCCTTTTTTAAAAGTATTTATACTGCGATTGTACTGTGCCTTTTTGTATTGGTTAGTGTACTCATGTGGACAGTGATCCGTGATATTTACACGTTATTTAGTCAAATATCTGCAACTCATGACCCGCTAGAGCCTTTTGGTATTATCATTTTTCTTACGTTGGCATTAGCGATTTTTGATTTGGGTAAAACCATTTTAGAAGAAGAGGTGCTGATGCATAAAGATATCTTCCGCCACAGCTCCACCCGAAGAACGATTACTCGATTTATTTCAACCATTCTGATTGCGATTTCAATTGAAGCCTTATTGACCATGTTTAAAGCGTCTCTGGGAGAACAACAATATATTGAGCCGGCAATTTTAATGATGTTGGCGGTGGTGGGATTATTGGTGGGCTTGGGTATATATGTGTATTTAGGCGCAAAAGCTGAGTTGTTGCTCACGCAAACACAAGTTGGTAAACATACGCGCAGGATACAGGCTAATAATGAATAA
- a CDS encoding PA3496 family putative envelope integrity protein, with protein MANLTERVPDDTEMDAMTTPRNVKSAEALQHKRQVKRRLEDFLEQAQLRKAIGDDDFF; from the coding sequence ATGGCTAATCTTACTGAAAGAGTGCCTGATGACACAGAGATGGACGCGATGACAACGCCTAGAAACGTTAAATCCGCTGAAGCATTACAACATAAACGCCAAGTAAAACGAAGATTAGAAGATTTCCTCGAACAAGCTCAATTACGTAAAGCAATTGGCGATGACGACTTCTTCTAA
- a CDS encoding TorF family putative porin gives MKKSLYQAIALSTGLLLSGSALAEVTGNIGATSNYLWRGTTQTNNEAAIQGGIDYAHDSGFYAGTWASNVDFGDETSYELDLYGGYGGNFTEDLTYDISYLYYAYPDAGGSIDFGEVSLVLGWKWLDVGYSQVINADNGVSGADDETDWNYIQANASFPLTEKLSVAFHYGYSQGDVVEDLFGDTYADYNVTLSAETDIGIVSFMASDTDLPDNDAKVVLGYSYGFTL, from the coding sequence ATGAAAAAATCACTATATCAAGCAATTGCATTATCAACTGGCTTATTACTAAGCGGCTCTGCCCTTGCTGAAGTCACTGGCAATATTGGCGCAACATCAAACTATTTATGGCGTGGCACCACGCAAACCAATAATGAAGCAGCCATTCAAGGTGGCATTGACTATGCTCATGACTCTGGATTTTATGCTGGTACTTGGGCATCTAATGTCGATTTCGGTGATGAAACCAGCTACGAGTTAGATCTTTACGGCGGTTATGGTGGTAACTTTACTGAAGACCTAACTTACGACATCAGCTACCTTTATTATGCCTATCCAGATGCCGGTGGCAGCATTGACTTTGGTGAAGTCTCTCTGGTATTAGGTTGGAAATGGTTAGATGTCGGCTATTCTCAAGTGATCAATGCTGATAATGGTGTGTCAGGTGCAGATGACGAAACTGACTGGAACTATATTCAAGCCAATGCCAGTTTTCCGTTAACAGAAAAACTCAGCGTCGCATTCCACTACGGTTATTCACAAGGCGATGTGGTTGAAGATTTATTCGGTGACACTTATGCAGATTACAACGTCACATTAAGTGCTGAAACCGATATCGGTATAGTATCGTTTATGGCGTCTGACACTGACTTACCAGACAATGATGCAAAAGTAGTTCTAGGCTACTCGTACGGGTTTACGCTATAA
- a CDS encoding HU family DNA-binding protein: protein MNKSELIAKIAENAELTKAEAGRALKSFEQAVTEAMKNGDKISIVGFGSFETTQRAARTGRNPQTGKEIQIAAATVPKFKAGKTLKDSVN from the coding sequence ATGAACAAAAGTGAATTAATTGCAAAAATTGCTGAAAATGCTGAGTTAACTAAAGCTGAAGCTGGCCGCGCTCTAAAATCTTTCGAACAAGCGGTTACTGAAGCGATGAAAAATGGTGACAAGATTTCTATTGTTGGTTTTGGCTCTTTTGAAACCACTCAACGTGCTGCTCGTACTGGCCGTAACCCACAAACGGGTAAAGAAATTCAAATTGCAGCCGCTACAGTACCTAAGTTTAAAGCTGGCAAAACCTTAAAAGACAGCGTTAATTAA
- a CDS encoding response regulator, protein MTSLSPSELSILLLEPSETQRKIIITRLQQEGVTSIQTAATITEAKEIIQRHKPDLIASALHFVDGEATELLQYINSTPALNDIQFMLVSSECRREQLDIFRQSGVVAILPKPFNAEHLATALNSTIDLLSHDELDLSHFDVHNIRVLVVDDSRMARNVIKRTIGNLGMQLITEAVDGEQAISLMQDNMYDLVITDYNMPSVDGLALTQYIRNQSHQSHIPILMVSSEANETHLSNVFSAGVNALCDKPFEPKLVKKILYELLDE, encoded by the coding sequence ATGACCAGTTTATCCCCGAGTGAGTTATCCATCCTATTACTTGAACCTTCAGAGACTCAACGCAAAATTATTATTACTCGTCTTCAGCAAGAGGGTGTGACCAGTATTCAAACTGCCGCAACGATTACCGAAGCCAAAGAGATTATCCAACGCCATAAACCCGACCTAATTGCTAGCGCGCTGCATTTTGTCGATGGTGAAGCAACTGAACTACTGCAGTACATCAACAGCACCCCAGCATTAAATGACATTCAATTTATGCTCGTTTCCAGTGAGTGTCGACGTGAACAACTCGACATATTTAGGCAGTCAGGCGTTGTCGCTATTTTGCCTAAGCCATTTAATGCCGAACATTTAGCGACGGCGCTTAATTCAACCATTGATTTACTTAGCCACGACGAGCTAGATTTAAGCCATTTTGATGTGCATAACATCAGGGTGTTAGTGGTCGACGATAGCCGTATGGCGCGCAATGTCATCAAACGCACCATAGGCAACTTAGGGATGCAACTGATCACCGAAGCGGTCGACGGTGAACAAGCCATCAGCCTAATGCAAGATAATATGTATGATTTAGTGATAACCGACTACAACATGCCCTCAGTAGACGGACTGGCATTAACCCAATATATCCGCAATCAAAGTCATCAATCACATATCCCGATCCTAATGGTATCGTCTGAAGCCAATGAAACTCACTTAAGTAATGTCTTTAGTGCAGGAGTTAACGCCTTATGTGATAAGCCTTTTGAACCAAAGTTAGTCAAGAAAATACTTTACGAACTACTGGATGAGTAA
- a CDS encoding DUF4240 domain-containing protein, whose product MTETHFWALVTRDHAEQSSAELELRLRQQLQTLDDEALKSFDKMLGQQLRRSYLWSVWGAAYIVTGCDSDYGFAEFRCFVLSLGQQWYEKILVNPDSLGELEQWPLVDHYAYPFVEDYDLIPGQIYEDRTGHELPFVPSGQNSPVGKKFSTKPKVMRQTYPLLSARFPF is encoded by the coding sequence ATGACAGAAACACATTTTTGGGCGCTAGTGACCCGTGATCATGCTGAGCAGTCTTCTGCTGAACTCGAGCTGCGTTTACGCCAACAATTACAAACGTTAGACGATGAAGCGCTCAAATCATTCGATAAAATGTTAGGCCAACAGTTACGTCGTAGTTACTTATGGTCAGTCTGGGGCGCGGCATACATTGTTACTGGTTGCGATTCTGATTATGGCTTTGCTGAATTTAGGTGTTTTGTATTATCACTAGGTCAACAATGGTATGAAAAAATACTGGTTAATCCTGATAGTTTGGGTGAGCTTGAACAGTGGCCTCTAGTGGATCATTATGCCTATCCGTTTGTGGAAGATTATGACCTAATCCCAGGGCAGATTTATGAAGACCGCACGGGTCATGAATTACCGTTTGTCCCTTCAGGACAAAACTCGCCTGTAGGCAAAAAGTTTAGTACCAAACCTAAAGTGATGCGCCAAACCTATCCATTACTGAGTGCACGGTTTCCTTTTTAG